The following DNA comes from Excalfactoria chinensis isolate bCotChi1 chromosome 5, bCotChi1.hap2, whole genome shotgun sequence.
TGATTTTCTGGTCCTCCAGCCAGACAATAAAATTTCTGAATTCCGTTTCATCTGCAGGGAGAagtaaaaaacagcaacaattaACCATAAGGGCAAAACCAAGCCCTCAAGTTTTAAGCCAGTTCCTACAAATTCTGGTGTCTCCGAGCACTTTCATTTCctaccacaacaaaaacaagataCATACCACTACCTCAAAATCACACAGCCCAGGGGAACTTCTGACCAAAACTCAACACTCTGAGCTTTCTTCGTTTCTCAAGTGACTTGGAATTGGCCACAGTTGATGGACAACACTAAAAGGCATCAGCtaagaaactgtttttattaGGAATACAATTATAGGTGTTACTAAGCAAAGAAGTAAAACAATGACACCGAGGATTTCAGTGCCCAACTCTGTTGCGTGGACAAACACATCACATGCTGCAACAAATCCCTGTCTGTCCCTAAGAACAATGTGCCCTCATCCCGTGACTGTGTACAGGcgttttcttccttctcctctgttGAATCAACTTCTCATGGTTGTTGAGCCAACATTTGGAGTTGGAACTCCACAATACAAAGACTGTGGTCCAAAGGGATCGGTAACGGACAAAGCAACTTCTCTGCATCTGTGATTTGCAGCATTTGGGTACCACCAGCATCTTGAGAACCACCCGTGAAACTTTGGTACTAGATGAATTGCAGTGATTTGGATTAACGAGATAAATATCCTCCTGCAGTAGCTCAGGCTGCGGTAAGCAAAGGGACAagactgctgctgtgctatTTCAACCTGTCAGGAGCGTCTCCTCAAAGTGACGTGAATGCCCGACTTCCACTGAATGTGCTGTAAGAAACGGAGCCACAACGTACAGCTCAGTGAGAACTTTAACAGCTTCtacaccaacaaaacaaacctctgaGGAGAGAGAAACGTCGGCGACGAGCTCAAAATGCACAACTCACAAAGCTGGCAGCAGACAAGATGTTATCAAAGAGAAACGAGCCAACCTTGATCCCTTACAAAGACCACAGAGCAGTTGGAGTTGGAcgggacccttaaaggccacctggtcccactccctgcaacAAActggacacccacagctccaccaggtgctcacagccccatccaacccgaccctgggtgtctccagggatgggacaccgccacctctctgggcaatccgGGCACCTCGCTACTCTTACTGTAAAAGAACTTGTTTCCATCCAGTTCAAATCTCCCCCTGTTTAGTTTggaaccatttcccctcgtcctgtcaccacaGCCCGCTACAGTCTGTCCcctccttcttacagcccctttAAATACCGACAGGccgctctcaggtctccctggaaccttctcttccccaggcagGCCTCACACACCGCGCTACGGCCCGGCCTCCCTGCCTCCAACTCAGGCCTCTCTGTGCATCCTGAGCGCCCTCCGCTGTGGGAAGCCCCAGCTCCGTCCCAGCTCCGTCCCAGCTCCGTCCCAGCTCCGTCCCAGCTCCGTCCCAGCTCCGTCCCAGCTCCGTCCCAGCTCCGTCCCAGCTCCGTCCCAGCTCCGTCCCAGCTCCGTCCCAGCTCCGTCCCAGCTCCGTCCCAGCTCCGTCCCAGCTCCGTCCCAGCTCCGTCCCAGCTCCGTCCCAGCTCCGTCCCAGCTCCGTCCCAGCTCCGTCCCAGCTCCGTCCCAGCTCCGTCCCCGCGGCCCTCACCCCTGCAGTTGAACCCGCCCGGGTTGTGGTAATCGAGCGCCGACAGCTTGCGGCGGAACATGGCGCCACCACCACGGCCGGTCCCTGCCGCTCGCCGCACTCAGGCCGAGCCGCCGGGTCGGACAGGAAGTACCGCCCCGATACCGTCTAAGTCGCCTTCTATTGGTTCTCGCGAGCTGAGCGGCAGTCTATGAGACCAATGGAAGCGCGGAGAAAGCAGCCGGGACGGAAGCGGACGTCCGTGTAGCTTGAACGACACGGCGGCGGGTGGGCAGTCCTGGGGCGTGGCCTGTGAAATGGGCGTGGCCTGGGAAAGGGGCGTGGCCTGGGCGGGCCGCAGGGGCGGGGCGTGGGGCGATGGAGGCCGCTGGGAGGGACCGTACAGCCCCCACCATACtggggctgggtgccccccttGCTCAGCTGCCCGGGGCTCGTGTGTGACCTCGGGCACCACCAGGGGTGGGTGGtgtgtgggcagcctgtgcccatGTGTCCCTACTGCCTTGCGGGATCTGAAGACCAGCAGAGGGGATTCAGCCTCTGAGTATGGCTGGAAAAAATCCTTCATGTTCAAGAACTTGACAGTTTGTTAAGACAGTCATTGCGGCATGGCCAGCACTGCGGAAAGGAAGGAGGTGTGAGAGGgcagtgctctgctttgccttgctttgctctgctttgccttgccttaccttgccttgccttgccttcctttgccttgccttgccttcctttgccttgccttgccttgccttcctttgctttgccttgccttaccttgccttgccttgccttcctttgctttgccttgccttgccttgccttaCCTTGCCTTcctttgccttgccttgccttgccttctttgccttgccttgccttgccttctttgccttgccttgccttgccttcctttgccttgccttcctttgccttgccttgccttcctttgccttgccttgccttgccttcctttgccttgccttgccttgccttcctttgccttcctttgccttgccttgccttgccttgccttcctttgCCTTGACTTGCCTTGCCgtctttgccttgccttcctttgccttgccttgccttgccttcctttgtcttgccttgccttgccttaCCTTGCCTTCCTTTGCCTTGTCTTgcattgcccttctctgcagagcctAGACCCCACTCTCTCTCCCTCCCAATCCCCTCCACAACCAGTAAGACCCAGGCCAGGTCACCCCCCCTGCAGTCTCCCGTTGCCCCCCATGCCCACACAGCATCACCACCACAGCCATGAAACAAATCCCAACTTTATTTCCAACGAGTACACAGACCACGCAGGACGGGGATGTGCTACACCGCGACGCCGACCTCCCCGCGCTGCCTTCCCCCAAACCCCACACCAATGGGCGAAGGGCAAATCCCACACCGATGCTCCATGGATTTCCCCTTCCGTGCCCAGGATGGAGGCAGCCGAGGGCTTTTGTATGGGGAAACGAGCGATGCGAACGCGGCCGCATTACTCTTTGTTGATGTATTAAGAATTCCTGTTGTAAAAGATATGAGTCATTAAAAAACTTCTTACAAACCATGGCAGCGCTCAGCAGAAATTCGGCATCACAATGACCAAGACAAAGGGGTGGGGGTATTTACACGGCCCGGGAACACCACGAGCGGGGCCGGCCCCGGGCGCTCCATCCCACAGCCAACCGGAGCTAGAAAAAGAGTATGAAAAGGTAGAAAACCCAAAACACACTTGAAACGGGCTAGAAAGATTCTCAGAAAGGTACCTAAAGACTATTGCCCTGTTGGGTAGATGAGGTTTGGGGCTGATGGGGACGTGGCTTAGTGGGTGTGGTGGTGACGGGTTGGTGGTTGGGCTtaatgatcttagaggtcttttccaacctcaatgattctatgattttatgggGTTAATGCGGAGCCCAGAGTACCTTATGGGATCCCAGTGCTACTGTTGGGTGTGGAGCACTGGAGTGTCCTAGGGGCTCCTGGCAAGCCATGTCCTCACAAGCATCCGACAGCCCCAAAAGGAGgcatttttcccccaaaattcTAATGCTGGGTGATGCTGGACCTGGGGATGAGCCCTCACcctggcacagggctgtgcgTAAACACAGCATCAGGCACTGCGGGAGCGGGGTGCTCTGGGCATCATCATCCTGGCACTCTCCCATTGCTGCAGGGGAATGGGCATGAGGATGGGCAGGAAGAGCCGGGCAGGGAGCAGGAAGAGGCACAGACGTGTGGGACAAAGGGACAGACCTAGGAGAAAGAGGCCAGCACTGTTCTTGGAGTCTGCAGCCGTGTCGGGGGGTGCTGCAGGGGTTGGCTTTGCCATTGGCATCGCCTCCAGCATCACCTCCCGCAGCATCTCCCGCCGGCCCGTGGTGTCAGACAGAACAGAAAACCCGCAGCGGGCGAGCAGAGACCAAACCCCATGCAGTACAACCAAAAGCCATCACAGAGCGCGAAGCAGCGAGCACAACACCACTCACCACGGGGCGAAGCCACCAGGCACAAGACGGGAAGCGGGGAATGGGAAAGCACGAGACCGAACACTGAGTAACATCACAGCCAGCTACAGCTATAGATCCGGCAGCTTAAATAAAAACTACACTTGGAAAGGAACCAACAACATCATTCCAAGAAGGTTATGCACATCCTTAGCGGTTACTTCTGCTCAGCACCACTCTGGTGCTTTAAATATGGAACAATCAAAACGATTTTGTGAGCTGGAAAGTGACACAAATTTATTCTTTAcatgaatattcttttttttttcttttttttttcttttttttcctttttttctttttttttctttctaggcAACTCTACAGACTTCAGATCTTTTGCCTCGCAATGCGGATCATCTTATATCCCCCAAAGGCGGCCAGATTCTTTAAACATGCACATCTCTGTAGCTTCCAGGCCgtatattttacttatttttttgtttaaattctgtGGACTAGCAGGTCGTCCCCGTTCCTAAAAACTCTACATCAGTGTTCAGGGTGGCCTGAGTGCCTGTCAGGCTCCTTGAGGCTTTACAGGATCACACAGAAGAACTTCTTCTCTCTAAAGGGGTTTTCTGAGGCCGGGACGGGGGTCAATAGGGGGTCCTCCTTGGCGTGAGCTTCGCAGTATGCCATCAGGTCTGCCGCTGCCTTGGACACCTGCAGAGAAGGAGCCGTGTGTTGGGGACAGATGGCATGGGGGACATCCTGCCTTGGGGATGGGACATCTCATCTTCTGGATGGGACATCCTGCCTTGGGGATGGGACATCCCATCTTGGAGATGGAACACACTGCCTTGGGGATGGGACATCTCATCTTCTGGATGGGACATTCTGTCTTGGGGTTGGGACATCCCATCTTGGAGATGGAACACACTGCCTTGGGGATGGGACCTCTCATCTTGTGGATGAGACATCCTGCTTTGGGGATGGAAtattgaatcacagaactgcagaatcagagaatcactgaggttggaaaagaccactaagatcatctcgTCCAACCAttgacccatcaccaccatgcctaTCCAGTCATGTCCCTAAGCCATTCCACCACAGTGACAGAACACCCCACCGTGGGGATGGAACATCCCATCCCATGGGAACTCCTCCAGGAAATCACCTCCCATGGCCAACGAGATGACCATGGGTTGGCCGTGGGGCCACTGGGACAGCTGTCCTCTGTACCCACCATATTCTGCCACTACATCTGATGGCTCCTGCAATATAATTCTGACCAGCATCTACCCTCACAACATCCCTCTATGTGCCCAATGGGTCCCCGGCTCCATCACCTTTATCCTGTCGATGTTGGCCTCCATCTTCAGCTGCTCCACCAGCTTGCGTGCCTGTGCTATGCTTGCGGTGTTGTTGCTGGCCATCGGCACGCCGGGCGCACCCCGGTcgggcagcaggcaggagcgGGGATGGGggctcagcacagagcctggAATCCCTGAAATCCCAAAAGCAGTTTGGTGGGGCTGTATATGGGCCGTGGAGGTATTAGAGCTGGGCCATATGAATATGGGTGTGAGGGGGAGAGATGCAGACCAGCATTTAGCTTTGCATTTGGGCTAGGGCTCTATGGATGTCACTTCTGGAATGGAGATTCCCTATTAGCAACACTTAGGGGATGCTGGGGCATTACAAGAAAGGCTGCAGTGCAACAAAGCAGATGGAAACAGGTGAGCTCAGGGGCTGCCCCTGCCTCCCCCAGCCACATGCCTCTGGATCAGTGGCTTTTGGGATAGCCAGGGGTGTTTGGGGTGGCTGTAGGTGTTGCAGGGTGGCTGTGTAGAGCTGCTTTGCTCCATCCCTGCTACCAGGATGCCAAACAGGATGCAGGAGTTTCCTATTGCTCAAGATTTCCACCCCAGATGAATGAGGGATGATCAGCGTGGCCATGCCAGCTTCACAGTGGATGTTTTTCCATATAACCCATGTAACTCATATGCCCTATATACCCTATATACCTTATATAAACTATAAGCCATATAACGTATATACCACATATAGCCTACATCCTCTACTCTCTGGCATCCCCAGCCAGGCACCCAGCACCACCCTCCTCCCAGCACCCAGTGCTCAGAGTGGGCAGCATTGCTTTACCAAAGCTGGGTCTCCCTGGTGCTGGCTGTCCTTAGGGCAACAGCTGCTCCGCTTCGGCGTTCGACACCTTTACAGAAAGAGGGAAAtggagagaaattaaaaaccaaGCTGCTCAGATGGCTGCAGTGACACCTTTAATTCAGGCCCCAAGGAGGGCTCAGGGTTTCCTTCCGCCTCCCAGCAGCTCGCTGGGGACAGACCACAGTGACACTCAGCGTGCGGTGAGACTTTCAGCACAGGAAGAGGTTTCAGGTCAGCAGGCAAATATCTGAGGGCTGCTGGCAAGCGGTGCCAtggctgcttcccagcagaaCCAGCAGGAATTCTCTAAGCTCTCTTTGCCCTAAGGGCTCTGTACCTTGTGCCAGCAGTGGCACAGAGCGATGGGCTCAATGGCACCGCATGGGGACTGCGATGCTGCTGCACATCTGCAGCGCAGTGCGTCTGGATAATAGGATTCCTGTCTTACAGACTGCAGGTTAATGAGTAAGGATGGTGTTCGATTTCCATGCTAATTATGTTTATGCTGTACAGTACCTGGATATTGTCTCTTTCAGGCTCTGGGCTGTGATTACAGCTCAGGCTCTTGGGTTGATTTGATGCTTGGGCACTGTGCAGAGGGGCTGTGGGCTATttactgcacagcactgcaacatttcttctctgtaagaGCTGACAGgtgttggcacagctgcccagcagtgctgggctcaccatgcctggaggtgctccagagccgtggggatgtggcactgagggacgtgggcagtgggcacggtggggtgggctggggatgggtttggggatcttagaggtcttttccaacctgaatgattctgtgattctgcatttTGCAAAGCTGCTGGTGTCCcaggcagggatgctgctgccttTGAGATGCAACCCAATGCAAAATGTGCTGTCGGATAGCCCATTCTGCAGTGAAAGTCACCAATTTAAGGTATTCAAACTCAGTACTCGCCACTAAAGTGCTGCGTTTTCAGCACCGAGGagaatttctttctcctcccacaTCAACTTGAGATTAAACCCAAGTGACGGGGGAAGAACCCAATTTTTGGGGTCTCTTCTGactggggaaaggagaaaacattcaaatacaTCAGCCATGCTCCATTCAGCAGAGCCCATTGGGAAATTCACTGCTTTTTTGtaatagaatcatacaatcattaagGTGATATaacacctctaagatcatccagtccaactgtccacatACCATCAATGTTAcctactaaaccatgttccttagtacTACTTctacatggttcttgaacacctccagggatggtgaccccaccacctctctgatGCATCATGGGCATCAGTGAACAAAACCCAGCAGTGAAACGTCTGAGCCCAGAGACCTGTCACAGTCACTTTGGTATGTGTTTAAAGGCCTtacagcatcatagaatcatctcCACGGTTCTTATTTGTGCTAATGGCCATCTCTAAAAACAGGTTGCTCCACTGGAAAAATAATGACTAGGTATACATGGAAAGCTGTAAAAATactacagacagaaagaaaagagcagaaagctgaattCCCTTTCCCAACCTTATTGCCCAATGTGGCACTGAAATCACCAAACAGCAGCTCATGGGTCAGAgccacaaaagcaaagaaagaaattaaagggTGAAAATGAGCCCGTTTCCATGGCAACAGTTTTGTTATCACACCAGTAGCAGCCAGGCACGAGGTGTGACAAGTTGGGGGCCAGCCCTGATGCCATCAGTGTGTCCTTACCCAGGGTCTGGTGCCAACCCTGTTCTGAACTCCCATTGCTGGAACAGAGGGGACAGAGAGCTCACTGccccttgttcattgcaggggagttgaaccagatgacctttaaatgtccATTCCAGTTcaaatgatcctatgattccatgactttAGCCCTGTGTGGCCCTATGCTACTGCATTTCACCCCAAGAGCAGCACTGGTATCAAATGATGTGCATCACATGGGCTGAGGCACAGCAGGGAGCTTCCCAGTGAGTTCTGTCCTCCACAACTGGTACACAGAGGGAGGTTCCCAGTGAGTTTTCTCCTCTGAAATCAGTGCACGGAATGAAGAGCCCActgttggatgtggctctgtaGGCAGCAATGCTCTGGTTCACCCATCTGTGACCACAAAGTCAAAACCTCCTCCATAGGGTACATACAGAGGTGATGGAGCAGGATAGCAGTGCATCCCATCCCAGGCAGCTCaggagaagcagagcacagggctgcatgCAGACACGAACCAGAGCATGGGGCAGACCCACCTCGAGCATTTTGGGAGCCCTGCTCAAGAGCCTTCCCTTTCACCTTTGGGAGTCCCATGGGTGGCACACAGAAGTAAGAATCTCAGGCTGTTATTTTCTCACACGTGCCCTAACAGctgaaaagagaaggcaaacCGAAAGCAACCTCGACttccttttattctctttttttcctttctttaattgttttcttaagAGATGATGAGGGTGAAGGGACGTTTcccagagcaggagggagcccccaggagctgctgcccttccagcagccaggaaaaggaaacacacTGTGTTTGggggaggaaaaacagcaaagcataaatcatggaatcatagaaccacggAACcacaggatggtttgggttggaaggaaccctaaAGACCATCCCGTTCCCACCTCTGCAAGCAGCCGTTGGCCTCTATCCTATAAGGGGATGTAAAGACAGTCCAAAAGAGATAACAAACGTGCTCTGTtgctggtgttttatttttatgcttgtGTTTTATTGTTATGCAGCTGGTCTGGGAAGAGAACACGCAGCTTTGGAAACTCCCTACAAACATTGACGCTGCCcggaaaaaacagcagtgccccagctgcaaagctgcagcttCTCCTGGCCCTGCCCCAACATGACACGTGTCCCATCAGGGGACATCTTCACATGGGTCACACTCCTGGATCTCTCCCCCTGGGTCCCTCACAGCCTTGGGGAAGTGTTGGTTGCATCTCAGTCGGGCAGCCTCTTATTTTAGGGGAGATTTAAACTGGACGTGAGGAAAGGGTTTTTGCAGTAAGGgaggtgaggcagtggcacaggttgccctgagagatggtcaggctggatggggctgggggtggccctgctcattgcagaggagtgggatcagatggtctttaagagtcccttccaacacagacCAGACTATGAGCCTCTTTCCCATGGCAGAAGTTCTGCTGTGAGACAGACCCTGGGTCACTGTTTTACTCCAGCATTATCCAGTGCATCCCACAGCCTGGCCACTGCCTGACCCGGGGGTTTCTGGCCTATCTGGTTTTCTTTGGGAACCTTTCATTTCAAAGCTTGGTTTCTACCATGGGGATACCACTAGAAAACTTGTATCACTCATTCATTAGAGTAGACATCACATCAATGAGTTCTTGGCCCTTTCACTTCTTGATGCCATCACCAAAAGAACTCAAGCTGACCTTAAAATGAATTCAGCTTGCTCAGAAATCCCAGCTCCCAACCCCTCGTCCCACAGCTCTCAAGTACTTCCCAGCATCAAGACACAGGCATTAAAGGGAGGTGCAAAGCGGGGCTTGGAATGAGGGCACGGACCAGGGGTGCCACAACACAAACTTGTGCCTTTTTACATCACCTTTTGGCCTAGagaagccctgctgtgctgtgggagccTTGCTGCTGTCTCCAATGACTTCACCCAAATCAAACCTTTATTGgagttttattttaagtaacagCCACACGGAACCTAATAAACCCTTCCAGCCGCTGGGAATTGCCCCGAGGGTTGCATCAGCACAGAAACAACCCCATTAACCATCCCTTTAGCTTCAGACCCCTCCGGAATTACCTTAGACTGCTTTAATTAGGTATCCACGCTACGAAAGAATGAATTAATTAGTGATAAGCACCTGAACCACATTACTCATAAGGAACTATTTCAAGCTTCAAATACATCAAACAGGTCACACTCTATCCTCTGTGGTGGAGCAAAGCCCCAGTACTGCTGAGCCCTgctcctccccccacccctgcTCCATCACTATCAGAGTAGGAGGCTGGGAGAtggttttcccttctttcccctttgttttcttgccccttttctttcttctctcttttttttaagcatCCCCAGCGCTGCAAGCAGGTGTATTTAAGACCCACCACACGAGCAACCCTTGGATATAGCTGAGATTTGCTCCATTCTGTGTATAAGCTGTGGGGTAAATCTCTCCATGGCTAACCTGCAAGTGCAAGATAGCTGCTACAGAGTTCACTGATGGCCAGATCCTAAGCAGCATGAGGAGGATCACCATGGAACGCGGGTGATTTCAGCAGGCTTCCAATTGAGGGGGGAATGAAAGGAAAACGGGAAAAATAAATTCCCCGTGCTTTTATAATCCGTGATGCTGAAAAATGCCTGATGGCACTGAAACCCAAGGAGCACACGGAGCTGTTTCCCATGGACAATTGGTGCCGCAAATGGGGTCAGCGGGGCTGCTGAGCCTGAAGTaggcggctgctgctgctgctcctcgtCTGACCCACATTGCCTCCATTCCacagcacttctgctgctgggctctgcttgctgcagcctcGAGGCAAAAGCAGAAAGTGATTGCAGGGCAGCATGCACACCTGGGTCCCTTCTGATGCAAGCAGCGGGCTCAgctggggcaggggctgctggagcAAAGGTTTTGGGTCTCAGCACCCATCAGCCCCGAGATGCAGCATCTCAGTTTTCCCACAGAGCCCCAGTCCCTGCAGCAGCCCGTTTTCCCCTTGAAATGCACACGGagcattttctcctttgtcGAAACCCAGGTTTTCTCACAGTGTTATTGACAATAATCTGCCGGAAATgccgagccgccgccgccgcgttCCTGCCACACTTCCTGCTGAGTCAATGCGCTGCATGTGACACCAAACATCATTCTTGCTGCGTCGTGAAGTGACACATACTTAGCAAACACTGTTATTGCgcagacagaagaagaaaaccaccCAAGAGCTACTTGCTGGGGCGGTGGTTTCACATTTGCAATACAAAGCATTGTAAAAAAAAGAGTAATGGGAAAATGCAAAGCCAAAGAATATATGTGAAACTCTGAGCAAAGCAGCGCAAGGTGGCATTTCCCACACAGCTCACCCTTTCATCTGTCACCCCTCCATCTGTCATCCATCCTTCCCTCCATCATCCATCCACATCTCCATCCTTGCCcccatcatccatccatccatccatccatccatccatccatccatccatccatccatccgtcATCCCTCCATCCTTTCATTTGTGCatcatccctccctccctccctctatctctccctctccctacctccctccatccatctgtccctctctccatccatccatccatccatccatccatccatccatccatccatccatcccctatctctccatccatccatccatccatccatccatccatccatccatccatccatccatccatccatccatcccctaTCTCTCCATCCATCTCTCCATTCATTCACCTacccatccctcccccccctccctccttccttccatccctccatcccacCCTGCAGTAGGGATGAAGGCATATGATGAATGCGCAGCAGGATGGGACCCACAGCTCTCACCCTGGCCTTCCTGCACACCCCACATTCATCAGTTATTCCACCCCATGCTCTCTCCCATCTCTTTAACCACTCAGAACAACCTGCAGCCACTGCCTTTCAGCCTTCCCTGCCCACTGGTTCCTCAGCACCCGtcttgctgctgctccctgtaTCACTGCCAGCCTGAGCTGCAGAAACCACTGAAGCCAGCTGCTCTTTTGCAAGCCGGGCTTCAGCTACATGTAGGATGGAGGAGCAGCATCCCTTCCCAGCCAGACTAAGTTTTGCAGCCATTAACGGGAGCATTTACACAGGGCTCAGATGTAGGCTCAAAACCCATCAGCTTGTCCCTCGTTTGCTGTCTGTGCCTCCTGGGGGTGGCTGCATTCCCCCTCCGGCATCAGCCAGGAAGCAGCAGACATGGATCCAACCCCTGGTGAGGACGCCAGGCTGAGCAGCAATTATATTAAATCAGCTGATAAATAATGCAACATATTTTGATGGTACCAGCACTGCGAGCACCGCACAAACACCATcacagtattaaaaatacaatGGATGGAGCACAAACAGGCCAGCACTGAATAACTGAACATAAAGCCCTTTGGGAATGCTGTC
Coding sequences within:
- the GNG2 gene encoding guanine nucleotide-binding protein G(I)/G(S)/G(O) subunit gamma-2, which encodes MASNNTASIAQARKLVEQLKMEANIDRIKVSKAAADLMAYCEAHAKEDPLLTPVPASENPFREKKFFCVIL